The following proteins are encoded in a genomic region of Hippoglossus hippoglossus isolate fHipHip1 chromosome 3, fHipHip1.pri, whole genome shotgun sequence:
- the LOC117753817 gene encoding polycystic kidney disease protein 1-like 2 isoform X2, translating into MDLFHVIEKDCLPNPFEFNKYVLHVRKRSLFRKWVDLGSASKCITVAPKEFPNVTISCDNCASIDVNDNVKLKLSCDTTCPDVVWYTEDPKPLKGAVNKCYKRAGRRPPTEKQDGGTEYTVHKQHLEVSRDKLQNISVIAYGKKEAGFARFTLPVPDPEPTEPAANQTDAPTGPSPPSCSISPTSGTVLDAFDITCKPSSFCSEGCFYCFTTDTGKHLRCSNANEVKSVFLPLGDQNNNNSLSVVVTVKNGDEKVTTTVTAQVRRSESSSSVEALQSAVQDTVTQLEEQGLLSGEALGQIFTSVSDMLNTEVGQDQKDARTKLRETMLTKMATVLVDAPSNSTQEVQVTARAVAGLTQRSDELSPAAQEEAGSLLVDLSASLNAISVTQDDRDDGRVVEAATPIIEAASNILNVSSNKKVSDFLLTGINNVQSALLNNKKMDGDPAIIDSGQISVYVNRVFPETMQKQDINVQKSSSSRFSFPRLPEDVVSPDEPVDVRMMSFEKNPYSWKEGNITGTVGSVSLTRVNGTVIPVENLPEEIEILLPRPDVGQENSTILDLANFSTLIIDVPSPDVTLVLKMEPSDDISFMLYLGYKDYPNKENYVAKTQIPLENTKEEEKYTWVLSPRDRTADVGVHYLVMKPIVEPGIKSINATVTVVSIAAQCKYWNETDSSWSEDGCRVGPLTTPLVTQCLCNHLTFFGSSFFVMPNLVDVSRTAELFATFTNNPVVVCFVGAIFSAYLLVVVWARRKDIQDSAKVKITVLEDNDPLAEYRYMLSVSTGHRHGASTSSQVTITLLGTEGESDPHHLTDHEKPVFERGGVDMILLTTHFSLGDLQSIRLWHDNSGEHPAWYVNKVMVQDLESGQKWHFLCNSWLAVDVGECALDKVFPVATEMDLKKFSNLFFMKTAKDFRDGHIWFSVISRPPCSTFTRVQRVSCCFSLLLCTMLTSIMFWGIPTDPSEQTMDLGHIEFTWQQVMIGVQSSIIMFPINLLIVSIFRNTRPREKNRKTDASKQGKTRRVSPSQTSSPQKELKDITADTVIKDIKKIAQSLSKAMKSPLPLHQELRQQADINTLLSLVEDIIRQQNRAAGDFYSDTSKRDHSMILSLENSVWGSPEKTSDEAQKKSNNSRYLYRQLRHVEKELGLLGPSRFPNPDSYNRAMQQVHGMKGLLEYRLPASGLDGDQPDRSPSPEESVSNGDSAKKGGLPWWFVFVGWILVIATSGVSGYFTMMYGLTYGKDRSISWLISMVVSFFESLFITQPLKVLGFAAFFALVLKKVDQEEYGEPQIDDTLRNPDDAYAVRAARRDSTCSFYQPPPPTDIERMRNNMIKERKVFALMGEILTYMGFMWMLLLVAYGQRDPNAYFLSRHIRQSFSKGISDSMSIQDMFNWANTTLLSNLFGERPGFITDGNSKLVGNARLRQVRVKNNSCQVARSMQQSVRECHSPYSWELEDMGSYGPAWSRSEGENASVALQSPWSYQSQRKLRAFPIWGSVVLYRGGGFVVDLGPDLTNSSRSLQYLYDNAWFDVHTQAIFVEFTVYNANVNLFCIVTLMLESAATGALQFRSELQSVRLYQSTGGLHIFVMASEAIYFLFIIYYMFVQGKLMKQQKWAYFKSKWNLLELAIIILSWSALSVFIKRTLLGLRDMDYYQNNKDQYASFHETAKADAVLGYLIAFLVLLATVKLWHLLRLNPKLHMITSTLQRAWTDISGFLVVMTIMFLAYSIASNLMYGWKLYSYRTLLNAAQTMVSLQLGIFNYDEVLNYNPVLGAFLIGSCIAFMTFVVLNLFISVILVAFTQEQIHHKPSEEEEIVDLMLMKLCSLFGLKCKKQGGDSPTERPFVPSVTATSTNSSGKIHDD; encoded by the exons ATGGATCTGTTTCACGTCATCGAAAAAGATTGCCTTCCTAATCCCTTTGAATTtaacaaatatgttttacatgtgAGAAAAAGAAGCTTGTTCAGGAAATGGGTTGACCTCGGTTCAGCTTCAAAATGCATCACTGTTGCTCCCAAAGAATTCCCAAACGTCACAATCAG TTGTGATAATTGTGCTTCTATAGACGTGAACGACAATGTAAAGCTGAAACTGAGCTGTGACACAACTTGTCCCGACGTAGTCTGGTACACTGAGGACCCCAAACCTCTGAAG GGTGCCGTGAATAAATGTTACAAGCGAGCAGGACGGAGGCCCCCTACTGAGAAGCAGGATGGCGGCACTGAATATACTGTACACAAACAACATCTGGAAGTTTCGAGGGACAAACTgcaaaacatcagtgtgattgcTTACG gcaAGAAGGAGGCCGGATTTGCCAGGTTCACTCTCCCAGTACCGGACCCTGAGCCGACTGAACCAGCTGCAAACCAAACCGATGCTCCGACAGGCCCCAGCCCCCCCTCGTGTAGCATCTCTCCCACGTCAGGGACGGTTCTCGATGCTTTTGACATCACGTGCAAACCGAGCTCCTTCTGCTCTGAAGGCTGTTTTTATTGCTTCACGACTGACACAG gAAAACATCTGCGCTGCAGTAATGCAAATGAGGTGAAATCTGTCTTCCTGCCACTCGGAGACCAGAACAACAATAACAGTTTGTCTGTTGTGGTGACAGTGAAGAATGGAGATGAGAAAGTTACCACAACTGTCACCGCTCAG GTACGGAGAAGTGAGTCCAGCTCCTCAGTGGAGGCTCTTCAGTCTGCAGTGCAGGACACTGTGACTCAGCTGGAGGAGCAAGGTCTGCTCTCTGGTGAAGCACTCGGACAAATATTCACCTCAGTGTCCGACATGCTGAATACGGAGGTCGGCCAAGATCAGAAGGATGCAAGGACGAAG CTCAGAGAGACAATGCTGACCAAAATGGCCACAGTGCTGGTGGACGCCCCGTCCAACTCAACGCAGGAAGTGCAAGTGACGGCCCGAGCTGTGGCTGGACTCACCCAGCGCTCGGATGAGCTCAGTCCGGCTGCTCAA GAAGAAGCAGGTTCGTTGCTGGTCGACCTCAGCGCCTCCCTCAACGCTATCAGTGTTACTCAGGATGACAGGGACGATGGAAGAGTTGTGGAAGCAGCTACACCAATAATTGAAGCAGCCAGTAATATTTTGAATGTTTCATCGAAT AAAAAAGTCTCAGACTTTCTCCTGACTGGGATAAACAACGTTCAAAGTGCTTTgctgaataataaaaagatggatggagacCCTGCCATCATTGATTCTGGTCAGATCAGCGTGTATGTCAACAG AGTGTTTCCAGAAACGATGCAGAAACAAGATATAAACGTACAGAAGAGCAGCTCGTCCAGGTTTTCATTCCCTCGACTGCCGGAAGACGTCGTTTCTCCAGATGAGCCGGTGGATGTCAGG ATGATGAGCTTTGAGAAGAATCCATATTCTTGGAAGGAGGGAAACATCACAGGAACTGTAGGATCAGTGTCTCTCACCAGAGTCAACGGCACGGTCATTCCTGTCGAGAACTTACCTGAAGAGATCGAG ATTCTCCTACCAAGGCCTGACGTTGGGCAGGAGAACAGCACGATCCTTGACCTCGCCAATTTCAGCACCTTAATAATCGACGTCCCCTCGCCGGATGTGACACTGGTGCTGAAAATGGAGCCGTCTGATGACATTTCTTTCATGTTATACCTGGGATATAAAGATTATCCAAACAAGGAGAATTATGTTGCTAAGACTCAGATCCCTCTAGAGAATACCAAAGAAG aggagaaatatACCTGGGTGCTGAGTCCCAGAGACCGAACAGCAGATGTTGGTGTGCACTACCTTGTGATGAAGCCCATCGTAGAACCAGGCATCAAATCCATCAACGCCACTGTCACCGTTGTTTCCATCGCTGCTCAGTGCAAATACTGGAATGAGACGGACTCTTCTTGGAGTGAAGATGGCTGCAGG GTCGGTCCGCTCACCACGCCCTTGGTCACTCAGTGCCTCTGTAACCACTTGACCTTCTTCGGCAGCTCTTTCTTCGTCATGCCGAACTTGGTGGATGTGTCACGCACCGCGGAACTTTTCGCCACGTTCACCAACAATCCCGTGGTGGTGTGTTTCGTGGGGGCCATCTTTTCTGCGTATCTCCTGGTGGTTGTGTGGGCACGCAGGAAAGACATCCAGGACTCAGCCAAG GTCAAGATAACAGTGCTTGAGGACAACGACCCCCTGGCCGAGTATCGTTATATGCTGAGTGTCAGCACCGGACATCGGCATGGTGCATCCACCTCCTCTCAG GTGACAATAACTCTGTTGGgtacagagggagagagtgacCCCCACCACCTGACGGACCATGAGAAACCTGTGTTCGAGAGGGGCGGCGTGGACATGATACTGCTGACCACACACTTTTCTCTTGGAGATCTGCAGAGCATCAGACTGTGGCACGACAACTCAGGGGAACACCCGGCTTG GTATGTCAACAAAGTGATGGTGCAGGATCTGGAGAGTGGTCAGAAGTGGCACTTCCTGTGTAACTCGTGGCTCGCTGTGGACGTGGGAGAGTGCGCTCTTGACAAGGTCTTCCCTGTAGCGACAGAAATGGATTTGAAGAAGTTTAG TAACTTGTTCTTCATGAAGACGGCTAAAGATTTCCGCGATGGCCATATCTGGTTCTCTGTGATCAGTCGGCCTCCGTGCAGCACTTTCACACGTGTGCAGCGAGTGtcctgctgcttttctcttctgctgTGCACCATGTTGACCAGCATTATGTTTTGGGGCATCCCGACAGACCCATCTGAGCAGACCATGGACCTGG GCCACATCGAGTTCACCTGGCAACAGGTTATGATCGGAGTTCAAAGTTCAATCATCATGTTCCCCATCAATCTCCTTATTGTGAGCATCTTCAGAAACACTCGTCCTcgtgagaaaaacagaaaaacagacgcGTCCAAACAGGGGAAGACTCGTCGAGTTTCTCCCTCCCAGACGTCTTCGCCACAGAAGGAGCTGAAGGACATCACAGCAGACACTGTGATCAAG GACATAAAGAAAATTGCTCAGTCGCTCTCGAAGGCCATGAAGAGTCCGCTGCCACTTCATCAGGAGCTGCGTCAGCAGGCAGACATCAACACTCTGCTGTCTCTGGTGGAGGACATCATCCGACAGCAGAACCGAGCGGCCGGAGACTTCTACTCTGACACCTCCAAAAGAGATCACTCCATGATCCTCAGTTTAG AAAACAGTGTGTGGGGGAGCCCTGAGAAGACTTCAGATGAAGCTCAGAAGAAGAGCAACAACAGCCGGTACCTTTACAGGCAGCTGCGTCATGTCGAGAAGGAGCTGGGGCTGCTGGGACCTTCTCGTTTCCCAAACCCGGACAGCTACAACCGAGCCATGCAGCAGGTTCATGGGATGAAGGGTCTCCTGGAGTACCGCCTCCCAGCATCCGGCCTGGATGGAGACCAGCCCGACCGCAGCCCCAGTCCAGAAGAGAGCGTCAGCAACGGGGACTCCGCCAAGAAAGGAGGGCTGCCCTGGTGGTTTGTCTTTGTTGGATGGATACTGGTGATCGCAACCAGCGGTGTGTCTGGATACTTCACCATGATGTACGGGCTGACGTACGGGAAAGATCGCTCGATAAGCTGGCTCATCTCAATGGTGGTCTCCTTCTTTGAGAGCCTCTTTATTACCCAACCCCTGAAG GTTCTTGGTTTTGCTGCTTTCTTTGCTCTCGTCCTGAAGAAAGTTGACCAGGAGGAGTACGGAGAACCGCAGATAGATGACACGCTTAGAAATCCAG ACGATGCTTATGCCGTGCGGGCAGCGAGGAGAGACAGCACATGCAGCTTCTATCAGCCGCCCCCTCCCACTGACATCGAGAGGATGAGGAACAACATGATTAAAGAGCGGAAAGTCTTCGCACTAATGGGAGAGATTCTTA cctACATGGGATTTATGTGGATGTTGCTTCTGGTGGCGTACGGTCAGAGGGACCCCAACGCTTACTTCCTGAGCCGCCACATTCGACAGAGCTTCAGTAAAGGGATCTCAGACAGTATGAGCATTCAGGACATGTTCAACTGGGCAAACACGACTCTGCTGAGCAACTTGTTTGGAGAGCGCCCAG GATTCATCACAGACGGAAACTCAAAGCTGGTGGGTAACGCTCGTCTTCGTCAGGTGAGGGTGAAGAACAACTCCTGCCAGGTCGCTCGCTCCATGCAGCAGTCTGTGCGGGAGTGTCACTCTCCATACTCGTGGGAGCTGGAGGACATGGGCTCCTACGGTCCAGCCTGGAGCCGCTCTGAGGGAGAAAACGCCTCAGTGGCCCTTCAGAGCCCGTGGTCGTACCAGTCCCAGCGTAAACTGAGGGCCTTCCCCATCTGGGGCAGTGTGGTACTctacagaggaggagggtttgTGGTGGATCTGGGGCCGGACTTAACAAATTCCAGCAG GTCCCTTCAGTACCTTTATGACAACGCCTGGTTCGATGTGCACACCCAGGCCATCTTTGTTGAGTTCACTGTGTACAACGCCAACGTCAACCTCTTTTGCATTGTCACACTCATGCTGGAGTCCGCAGCCACAG gAGCGCTTCAGTTCCGCAGCGAGCTTCAGAGTGTGCGTCTCTACCAGTCAACTGGAGGCCTCCACATTTTTGTCATGGCCTCTGAAGCCATCTACTTCCTCTTTATCATATATTACATGTTTGTTCAG GGGAAGCTgatgaagcagcagaaatgGGCGTATTTCAAGAGTAAGTGGAACCTGCTGGAGCTGGCCATCATCATTCTGAGCTGGAGTGCACTGTCCGTCTTCATCAAGAGGACTTTACTGGGGTTACGGGACATGGACTATTACCAGAACAACAAAGACCA ATACGCCAGCTTCCATGAGACGGCCAAGGCTGATGCGGTGCTCGGGTATCTGATTGCCTTCTTGGTGCTGTTGGCGACGGTCAAACTGTGGCACCTGCTGAGACTGAACCCCAAGCTGCACATGATCACGTCCACACTGCAGCGAGCCTGGACTGATATTTCAGGCTTCCTGGTGGTCATGACCATCATGTTCCTGGCCTACTCCATTGCT TCTAACCTGATGTATGGCTGGAAGTTGTACTCCTATCGGACTCTGCTGAATGCTGCGCAGACCATGGTCAGCCTGCAGCTTGGCATTTTTAATTACGATGAG GTTCTGAATTATAACCCGGTTCTCGGAGCTTTCCTCATCGGCTCCTGCATCGCGTTCATGACCTTTGTGGTGCTGaacctcttcatctctgtcatcCTGGTGGCATTCACTCAAGAGCAGATACATCACAAG CcatcagaagaggaggagatcgTGGACCTGATGCTCATGAAACTCTGCAGTTTATTCGGACTGAAATGTAAGAAACAAGGTGGCGACAGCCCGACCGAGAGGCCATTTGTTCCATCTGTCACAGCGACATCGACTAATTCTTCTGGGAAAATTCATGACGACTGA